Proteins co-encoded in one Acipenser ruthenus chromosome 3, fAciRut3.2 maternal haplotype, whole genome shotgun sequence genomic window:
- the LOC117435768 gene encoding neurogenic differentiation factor 6-A-like: MLTLPFEEPVMMPDPQFGANFPRDCVAENKSRKTDTFFKQDKSPMPESKQTQDEDSEKEEEEREEDGDENGLPRRRGPRKKKLTKVRADRVKFRRQEANSRERGRMHCLNDALDSLRKVVPCYSKTQKLSKIETLRLAKNYIWALSEILSAGKRPDLLAFVHTLCKGLSQPTTNLVAGCLQLNARNFPTDHNGEASHSGRSPYQNLYPPYHSPELGTPTGHGSGTMDSAKPFRPYNYCSTYEPFYESTSPECVSPQFEGPLSPPINFNGIFSLKHEETAEYGKNYHYGMHYCAVPARGSLGQSSMFRVSSDSHFPYDLHLRSQPYAMQDEINTAFHN, encoded by the coding sequence ATGTTGACCTTACCCTTCGAAGAGCCTGTTATGATGCCTGATCCACAGTTTGGTGCAAACTTTCCCAGAGATTGTGTCGCCGAGAATAAAAGTAGAAAAACtgacactttttttaaacaagataAATCACCAATGCCAGAGTCAAAGCAGACCCAGGATGAAGATTCGGAAAAAGAGGAAGAGGAAAGAGAGGAAGACGGGGATGAAAACGGATTGCCGAGGAGAAGAGGTCCCAGAAAAAAGAAGTTAACCAAAGTGAGAGCAGACAGGGTTAAATTTAGGCGGCAGGAAGCAAACTCGAGGGAGAGAGGTAGAATGCATTGTCTCAACGATGCCCTGGACAGCCTTAGAAAGGTGGTACCCTGTTACTCGAAAACACAAAAACTCTCCAAAATAGAGACTTTGCGGCTGGCAAAGAATTACATATGGGCTCTGTCAGAAATCCTTAGTGCTGGAAAGAGACCCGATCTTCTTGCCTTCGTGCACACCTTGTGTAAAGGATTGTCACAGCCAACCACTAATTTAGTGGCAGGGTGTCTGCAGCTCAATGCAAGAAATTTCCCAACAGATCACAACGGGGAAGCATCTCATTCTGGCAGGTCTCCATACCAGAACTTGTATCCACCTTATCACAGCCCTGAGCTTGGCACGCCTACAGGGCATGGTAGTGGTACCATGGACAGTGCTAAGCCCTTCAGACCGTACAATTACTGCAGTACTTACGAGCCTTTCTATGAAAGTACTTCCCCTGAATGTGTAAGCCCACAGTTTGAAGGTCCCCTAAGCCCCCCAATTAACTTTAATGGGATATTTTCCCTTAAACACGAAGAAACAGCTGAGTATGGTAAGAATTACCACTACGGcatgcattactgtgctgtgccAGCCAGGGGTTCTCTTGGGCAGAGTTCCATGTTTAGGGTCTCCTCAGACAGTCACTTCCCTTATGACTTACATCTGCGCAGCCAACCCTATGCCATGCAGGACGAAATAAACACAGCTTTTCATAATTAA